The following coding sequences are from one Niveibacterium umoris window:
- a CDS encoding PglL family O-oligosaccharyltransferase — protein sequence MAIPTALALRSTPQVMFWVECFTATLVVAAWLTTEARVRVGPLAVLLAVGVGVIAATQVSLAGAMVGLCVYLALFWLANGLVAVDQVRTVRAVLAGLYCCALLQSAIGALQLAGVDLHGLVLAKIYQQAYGNIGQANHYAALLSLGLVAVIGGAKRFHVPRVVLACSVLGFAVFIAASASRAPWFYMIAFMLLGVWALRAPGGDARSAGKLAIATGGTALAVQVLFANSGLLDRLGVTSSIARAADAGSNGQRLYDWSLAVSAIKAHPWLGVGVGGFHGWAVEQMPLTPHVPFSKFAEHAHNLPLHLAATMGLPFAVLFVGLAGWWLIRQLRVPMTPERLFALCGLSVIGLHSMVEYPLWYAYFIIPAGLFCGILSATDPGARTFEVPAWAMKTLGAVFVVGLLWVARDYIIVERAYADWSSRRSQTTDVERARIRAELAGISDWSIVADHARSLELQTWKPVRATAARVAQQCDAAFKARPSWGLGTHCLLAKGMAGDAAGVERMSLVLCEGFPRHHGMLREWAATADEYQPPVSVRSFNCLNSR from the coding sequence TTGGCCATTCCGACGGCGCTGGCCCTGCGTTCGACCCCGCAGGTCATGTTCTGGGTGGAGTGCTTCACGGCGACGCTCGTTGTGGCTGCCTGGCTGACGACCGAAGCCAGGGTGAGAGTGGGACCGCTCGCAGTCTTGCTTGCGGTGGGGGTCGGCGTGATCGCGGCGACGCAGGTGTCGCTTGCTGGGGCGATGGTCGGGTTGTGCGTGTACCTTGCGCTGTTCTGGCTCGCGAATGGCCTGGTGGCCGTTGACCAGGTGCGCACTGTTCGCGCTGTCCTGGCGGGCCTCTACTGCTGTGCGCTGTTGCAGTCTGCGATCGGGGCCCTGCAACTGGCCGGCGTCGATCTTCACGGCCTGGTGCTCGCAAAAATCTACCAACAGGCGTACGGGAATATCGGGCAGGCCAATCACTACGCGGCGCTGTTGAGCCTTGGGCTCGTTGCGGTGATTGGTGGGGCCAAGCGCTTCCATGTTCCCCGAGTCGTGCTGGCCTGCTCTGTGCTCGGATTTGCGGTTTTCATCGCTGCCTCCGCGTCGCGTGCGCCCTGGTTCTACATGATCGCCTTCATGCTCTTGGGTGTCTGGGCGCTCCGTGCGCCGGGCGGGGATGCGCGATCAGCAGGAAAGCTCGCGATTGCGACTGGTGGCACCGCGCTGGCTGTCCAGGTTCTGTTTGCCAACAGTGGCCTGCTCGATCGTCTTGGGGTGACTTCCTCGATCGCCCGCGCCGCGGACGCCGGTTCCAACGGCCAGCGCCTCTACGATTGGTCGCTGGCAGTATCTGCGATCAAGGCGCACCCGTGGCTGGGCGTTGGCGTCGGGGGCTTTCATGGCTGGGCGGTCGAGCAGATGCCGCTGACGCCGCATGTGCCGTTTTCCAAGTTCGCCGAGCATGCCCACAACCTGCCGCTGCATCTGGCGGCGACGATGGGGCTGCCGTTTGCCGTGCTGTTCGTCGGCCTGGCGGGCTGGTGGCTGATCCGGCAGTTGCGGGTGCCGATGACACCCGAGCGGCTCTTTGCGCTGTGCGGGTTGTCGGTGATCGGCTTGCACAGCATGGTGGAATACCCGCTCTGGTACGCCTATTTCATCATTCCGGCGGGGCTCTTCTGCGGGATCCTTTCGGCGACTGATCCTGGTGCGCGGACCTTTGAAGTTCCGGCGTGGGCGATGAAGACGCTGGGTGCGGTCTTCGTTGTGGGGCTGCTATGGGTGGCACGCGATTACATCATTGTCGAACGCGCCTACGCGGATTGGTCGAGCCGACGCAGTCAGACCACGGATGTCGAACGAGCGCGCATTCGCGCCGAGCTCGCCGGCATATCGGACTGGTCGATTGTTGCCGACCATGCGCGCTCGCTCGAACTGCAGACCTGGAAACCGGTGCGCGCCACGGCGGCGCGCGTCGCGCAGCAGTGCGACGCGGCCTTCAAGGCGCGCCCGTCCTGGGGGCTGGGTACGCACTGCCTGCTCGCCAAGGGCATGGCTGGCGACGCAGCCGGGGTCGAGCGGATGTCGCTGGTGCTGTGCGAGGGCTTTCCGCGGCATCACGGCATGCTCAGGGAGTGGGCCGCCACGGCGGACGAATATCAACCGCCTGTATCGGTGCGCAGCTTCAACTGCCTGAATAGCCGCTGA
- a CDS encoding methyltransferase domain-containing protein, whose product MAVIDKRGVLARFQAGERLSIELGCGPHKRDAEAVGFDALDFPGVDLVGDVFESLAQLPAHSVSACYSAHFFEHIDDLPHLIDELGRTLAPGAIATIKVPHFANPYFYSDPTHSRFFGLYTMSYFARDALLRRKVPNYGRTPAFELAAVRFGFDSPFPVRGLLKRAIGPIFNLTTWVQEFYEENLCYLFPCYEIEYRLRRL is encoded by the coding sequence ATGGCCGTCATCGACAAACGGGGCGTACTGGCCCGATTCCAGGCGGGCGAGCGCCTGTCGATCGAGCTGGGCTGCGGGCCACACAAACGCGATGCCGAAGCCGTTGGATTTGATGCGCTGGATTTCCCCGGTGTGGATCTGGTCGGCGATGTTTTCGAATCGCTGGCCCAGCTGCCTGCGCACAGTGTCTCCGCCTGCTATTCGGCGCATTTCTTCGAACACATCGATGACTTGCCGCATTTGATCGACGAACTCGGCCGCACACTGGCGCCCGGCGCGATTGCGACGATCAAGGTGCCGCATTTCGCGAACCCGTATTTCTATTCAGACCCGACCCACAGCCGCTTTTTCGGCCTCTACACCATGTCGTACTTTGCGCGAGATGCGCTGTTGCGCCGCAAGGTGCCCAATTACGGACGCACGCCTGCGTTCGAATTGGCGGCCGTTCGCTTTGGATTTGATTCTCCGTTTCCGGTGCGTGGTTTGCTGAAACGGGCGATCGGACCGATCTTCAACCTCACCACCTGGGTGCAGGAGTTCTACGAAGAGAACCTGTGCTACCTGTTCCCGTGCTACGAAATCGAATACCGGCTTCGTCGCCTTTGA
- a CDS encoding lipopolysaccharide biosynthesis protein has protein sequence MSLRSSLAYFVFRGASGALAVVTVSVFARLMGPAGYSTWTLAVVLSTFVAGVLIQPIHSSLARFLPRPGGAELVATFGRLLLAAAACVSVLAGVFALLAPSWIPVGVIGLALMLGVSQGVFDFAAQHSSSTLQARRYGRLYLFKSVIALAVGSSALMAGMGASGAVAATCVAYLLATAVFGRLAWAAVLLGRFRPESLPEIRTYAVPVGFALLTGALLQWGDRLVLAASVAPAQLGAYGAAGDVAQQGFGLLFSAFHLAWFPRLIAAWEKRAPDLQNQLDRYAQLSLLVMVPATLGFALVARDLAGVLLGAGFRDDAALVMPWIALAALLGGVRTYLFDLPLHLSQRMGIQSLIAGGSALLGLALNLWLVPRFGIAAAAGVAVVAQGCGCVASYLVGRGTLSPRWAMRDLAAVGGAAAAMALVVLCLPLAGVVGLVVKVLAGATVYALVVLALDAAGLRRMLLARLGGGAARS, from the coding sequence ATGTCGCTGCGATCGAGCCTGGCCTACTTCGTCTTCCGGGGCGCTTCCGGCGCCCTGGCCGTGGTCACCGTTTCGGTGTTCGCGCGCTTGATGGGGCCCGCGGGTTATTCGACCTGGACGCTCGCTGTCGTGCTGAGCACCTTTGTGGCGGGAGTGCTGATCCAGCCTATTCATTCGTCTCTGGCGCGCTTTCTGCCGCGACCCGGCGGCGCGGAGCTGGTTGCGACATTCGGCCGCCTGTTGCTCGCTGCGGCCGCCTGCGTCTCGGTTCTCGCGGGCGTCTTCGCGCTGCTGGCACCTTCATGGATTCCGGTCGGCGTGATCGGGCTGGCCTTGATGCTTGGCGTGTCGCAAGGCGTGTTCGACTTTGCCGCGCAGCACTCGTCCAGCACCCTGCAAGCCCGTCGCTATGGCCGGCTGTACCTGTTCAAATCGGTCATCGCCTTGGCGGTCGGAAGCTCGGCGCTGATGGCAGGCATGGGGGCCTCCGGCGCCGTGGCGGCAACCTGTGTTGCGTATCTGCTCGCGACGGCGGTGTTCGGGCGCCTTGCCTGGGCGGCGGTGCTGCTGGGTCGATTCAGGCCTGAAAGCCTTCCGGAGATTCGCACCTACGCGGTGCCGGTAGGGTTTGCCCTGCTCACCGGGGCGCTCCTGCAGTGGGGCGATCGCCTGGTGCTGGCAGCGAGCGTCGCGCCGGCGCAGTTGGGCGCCTATGGTGCAGCGGGCGACGTTGCGCAGCAGGGTTTCGGACTGCTTTTCAGCGCCTTCCATCTCGCCTGGTTCCCGCGCCTTATCGCGGCCTGGGAAAAGCGCGCGCCGGATCTGCAGAATCAACTCGACCGCTACGCCCAGTTGTCGCTGCTTGTGATGGTGCCGGCCACGCTGGGCTTTGCGCTGGTGGCGCGGGATCTGGCGGGCGTATTGCTGGGCGCCGGCTTCCGCGACGATGCCGCGCTGGTGATGCCATGGATCGCGCTGGCGGCGCTGCTCGGCGGCGTGCGCACCTATCTTTTCGATCTGCCCTTGCACCTGTCGCAGCGCATGGGTATTCAGAGCCTGATCGCCGGGGGCAGTGCCTTGCTTGGTCTTGCGCTCAACCTGTGGCTGGTGCCGCGTTTCGGCATCGCGGCGGCGGCGGGGGTGGCGGTCGTCGCACAAGGCTGCGGCTGTGTCGCGAGCTACCTGGTCGGGCGCGGCACCCTGTCGCCGCGCTGGGCCATGCGGGATCTCGCCGCGGTTGGCGGGGCCGCAGCGGCCATGGCGCTTGTGGTGCTCTGCCTGCCGCTTGCCGGGGTCGTTGGTCTGGTCGTCAAGGTGCTGGCCGGTGCGACAGTCTATGCGCTGGTGGTCCTTGCGCTGGATGCGGCAGGCCTGCGCCGGATGCTGCTGGCGCGCCTGGGCGGGGGCGCGGCGCGATCGTGA
- the asnB gene encoding asparagine synthase (glutamine-hydrolyzing), whose product MCGIAGFWGASAASSEALCGLARAMGEAIQHRGPDGRGEFALADVGLALSHRRLAIIDLTEAGHQPMHAASGRWTIVFNGEIYNYLVVRAELERARGGIAWRGHSDTELLIEALDFWGVEGTLSRCDGMFAFAAWDREGGRLILARDRLGEKPLYYGSMPDGTLLFASELRALYAHPSWRGQINRDAVGMLMHYNSIPAPFSVWQGVAKLPPAHWLEVRDRKPGAPKAYWSLVDAMASGADARQQAAGAEAGWVDRFEQVLGEVVEQEMLSDVPLGAFLSGGIDSSLIVAMMQKRASQPVKTFTIGFREDAFDEARFAREVAAHLGTEHHEFYLSGDDALAVVPRIADLYDEPFSDSSQVPTWLVSHHARQHVTVALSGDAGDELFAGYTRYLVGDGFWRRASKVPYPLRRLIAAGVGMVPSRAWDSLGAALGPACPRLLRNSPGDKFARIARMLRERSPAGFYDELISHWKDPATLVPGARLAPLELAESAARAGLSDIEFMQAHDTLAYLPNDILVKVDRAAMAVSLETRAPFLDRRVLEFAWTVPESLKVREGNGKWLMRELLARHVPRSLFERPKQGFGVPLGPWLRGPLREWAESLLTPTALAESGLFDPAPIRRKWNEHLSGQAQWHYYLWDVLMFQQWHQRYRSHIG is encoded by the coding sequence ATGTGTGGCATTGCCGGATTCTGGGGCGCCTCCGCTGCTTCGAGTGAAGCGCTGTGCGGTCTCGCACGCGCCATGGGTGAGGCGATCCAGCATCGCGGCCCGGACGGGCGCGGGGAGTTTGCGCTCGCCGACGTCGGCCTTGCGCTTTCACACCGACGCCTCGCCATCATCGATCTGACCGAGGCCGGGCATCAGCCGATGCACGCGGCTTCCGGCCGCTGGACCATTGTCTTCAACGGCGAGATCTACAACTACCTGGTGGTGCGTGCCGAGCTGGAACGTGCGCGCGGCGGCATCGCCTGGCGCGGGCATTCCGATACCGAGTTGCTGATCGAGGCGCTCGATTTCTGGGGCGTGGAGGGCACCTTGTCGCGCTGCGACGGCATGTTTGCCTTCGCCGCGTGGGATAGGGAAGGCGGTCGCCTGATCCTGGCGCGCGACCGCCTCGGTGAGAAGCCGCTGTACTACGGCAGCATGCCCGATGGCACGCTGTTGTTCGCATCCGAACTGCGGGCCCTGTACGCTCATCCGTCGTGGCGCGGGCAGATCAATCGCGACGCGGTCGGCATGCTGATGCACTACAACAGCATCCCGGCGCCGTTCAGCGTCTGGCAGGGCGTCGCCAAACTGCCGCCGGCGCACTGGCTGGAGGTGCGCGATCGCAAGCCCGGCGCGCCCAAGGCCTACTGGTCGCTGGTCGATGCAATGGCAAGCGGCGCGGACGCGCGACAGCAAGCAGCAGGGGCGGAAGCGGGCTGGGTCGATCGCTTCGAGCAGGTGCTCGGCGAAGTGGTCGAGCAGGAAATGCTCTCGGACGTGCCGCTTGGTGCCTTCCTGTCCGGCGGTATCGATTCCTCGCTGATCGTCGCGATGATGCAGAAGCGCGCCTCGCAGCCGGTGAAGACCTTCACCATCGGATTCCGCGAGGATGCCTTCGATGAGGCCCGCTTTGCCCGCGAGGTCGCGGCGCATCTGGGTACCGAACATCACGAGTTCTACCTGTCCGGTGACGATGCGCTGGCGGTGGTGCCACGCATCGCAGATCTCTACGACGAACCCTTTTCCGATTCGTCGCAGGTGCCGACCTGGCTGGTGTCGCACCACGCGCGCCAGCATGTGACGGTGGCCCTATCGGGCGACGCGGGCGATGAACTCTTTGCCGGCTATACCCGCTATCTGGTGGGCGACGGGTTCTGGCGCCGCGCCAGCAAAGTGCCGTATCCGCTGCGGCGTTTGATTGCAGCAGGCGTGGGCATGGTGCCTTCCCGGGCATGGGACAGCCTTGGCGCGGCGCTCGGGCCGGCGTGCCCGAGGCTGCTGCGCAATTCGCCGGGCGACAAGTTCGCGCGCATCGCCCGCATGCTGCGCGAACGTTCGCCGGCGGGTTTCTACGACGAGCTGATTTCACACTGGAAAGACCCGGCGACGCTGGTGCCAGGCGCTCGCCTTGCGCCGCTCGAACTGGCCGAATCGGCCGCGCGCGCCGGGCTCAGCGACATCGAATTCATGCAGGCGCACGACACGCTGGCCTACTTGCCGAACGACATTCTGGTGAAAGTCGATCGCGCCGCGATGGCGGTGAGCCTGGAAACCCGCGCGCCCTTCCTTGACCGACGCGTGCTCGAGTTCGCCTGGACGGTGCCGGAATCGCTGAAGGTGCGCGAAGGCAACGGCAAGTGGCTGATGCGCGAGCTGCTGGCCCGCCATGTGCCGCGCAGCCTGTTCGAGCGCCCCAAACAGGGATTCGGCGTGCCGCTCGGGCCGTGGTTGCGGGGCCCGCTGCGCGAGTGGGCCGAATCGCTGCTGACACCGACTGCGCTCGCCGAGAGCGGCCTGTTCGATCCGGCGCCGATCCGGCGCAAGTGGAACGAACACCTCTCCGGTCAGGCGCAATGGCATTACTACCTGTGGGATGTGCTGATGTTCCAGCAATGGCACCAGCGCTACCGCAGCCATATCGGCTGA
- a CDS encoding glycosyltransferase, with amino-acid sequence MKTISALAFTQGRDVPSARFRVQQYLPQLAAGGVSLRERPARFGSYPPGPGAQRLPWFIATLAERALAAAAGNRADVVLFQREMVSTFDWPEHLCRAPAVLDVDDAIWLTQRRGMIDRLAARCRTVLCGNDYIAAHFSRFAPVKVLPTGVDTDRWVPGERAARPTLVWSGSAGGLPYLYAIEAPLARLLAAVPDARLRVVCNAAPKWARLDPARVEFVPWSPSSEVAAVQSAWVGLMPMPDTPWTRGKCSFKMLTYLACGVPAVASPYGMNAQVIAGGGAFGAESDDDWIGQLLALLGNDGAAREAGRVGRQQIERQYSAALIGTQLAQALREAAT; translated from the coding sequence GTGAAGACCATTTCGGCGCTCGCCTTCACCCAAGGGCGCGATGTCCCGTCTGCGCGCTTTCGCGTCCAGCAATACCTGCCGCAACTCGCGGCGGGGGGGGTGAGTCTGCGCGAGCGCCCGGCACGCTTCGGCAGCTATCCACCCGGCCCGGGGGCACAGCGGTTGCCCTGGTTCATTGCGACGCTTGCCGAACGTGCGCTCGCGGCGGCCGCGGGCAATCGGGCTGACGTGGTGCTGTTCCAGCGCGAGATGGTGTCGACATTCGATTGGCCTGAGCATCTGTGCCGCGCGCCGGCAGTACTTGATGTGGACGACGCGATCTGGCTGACGCAGCGACGGGGCATGATCGACCGTCTGGCGGCCCGCTGTCGCACGGTGCTGTGCGGCAACGACTACATCGCCGCGCACTTTTCGCGCTTTGCCCCGGTGAAGGTGTTGCCGACGGGCGTCGACACCGACCGTTGGGTGCCCGGTGAGCGGGCAGCGCGCCCGACGCTGGTGTGGTCAGGCAGCGCCGGCGGCCTGCCGTATCTGTATGCGATCGAAGCGCCGCTCGCGCGCCTGCTGGCGGCTGTGCCGGATGCGCGGCTCCGTGTGGTGTGCAACGCGGCACCGAAGTGGGCACGGCTGGACCCGGCCCGCGTCGAATTCGTGCCCTGGTCGCCGTCGAGCGAGGTTGCGGCGGTGCAATCCGCCTGGGTCGGCCTGATGCCGATGCCCGATACCCCATGGACGCGCGGCAAGTGCAGCTTCAAGATGCTGACCTACCTCGCCTGCGGCGTGCCGGCGGTGGCTTCGCCGTATGGCATGAATGCCCAGGTTATCGCGGGCGGCGGCGCCTTCGGCGCGGAATCGGATGACGACTGGATCGGGCAACTGCTCGCGCTGCTCGGCAACGATGGGGCTGCGCGCGAGGCGGGCCGCGTCGGGCGCCAGCAGATCGAACGCCAGTACTCGGCCGCGCTGATCGGCACGCAGCTTGCTCAAGCCTTGCGCGAGGCGGCGACTTGA